Proteins encoded in a region of the Oscillospiraceae bacterium MB24-C1 genome:
- a CDS encoding zinc ribbon domain-containing protein, which produces MILCQEISFLTGWHSIQKINDLVLPYLNEIKSENIKHVVGIPVPNGMSGYVIFYEDENIYACPKCGHHISNTFSFCPNCAHKMDPSVDEPLKCPSCNNDVAYTFDYCPHCATKLK; this is translated from the coding sequence GTGATTTTGTGCCAAGAAATTTCATTCCTTACCGGTTGGCATTCCATACAAAAGATTAACGATCTCGTTCTTCCTTACCTAAACGAGATAAAGAGTGAAAATATCAAACACGTAGTTGGCATCCCTGTTCCAAACGGCATGTCAGGTTACGTCATTTTCTACGAAGACGAGAACATCTACGCCTGCCCAAAATGCGGCCACCACATTTCCAATACCTTTTCGTTTTGTCCCAACTGTGCCCACAAAATGGACCCCAGCGTTGATGAACCGCTCAAATGCCCCAGTTGCAACAACGACGTAGCTTATACGTTTGACTATTGCCCCCATTGCGCAACAAAGCTTAAATAA
- a CDS encoding DUF2577 family protein: protein MDLFTAIRDVVHEILRVEPLTRVQYGTYTGTVMRIDALPLDIPMDMIEIPPSLQTIEATISCELTEGQGVEITGTGTVRKIKLTDVPVTITRGLKPGDKVTLLRHCGGQRFSVLDKI, encoded by the coding sequence ATGGACCTGTTTACAGCAATTCGCGACGTTGTGCACGAGATATTGCGAGTCGAACCGCTAACGCGGGTACAGTACGGCACCTACACCGGCACGGTTATGCGCATCGACGCGCTGCCGCTCGACATCCCAATGGATATGATCGAGATTCCCCCGTCGCTTCAAACGATTGAGGCGACGATAAGCTGCGAGCTGACCGAAGGTCAGGGGGTCGAAATTACCGGCACCGGCACCGTGCGCAAAATCAAGCTGACCGACGTACCGGTGACGATTACGCGCGGCCTAAAGCCGGGCGATAAGGTCACACTGCTGCGGCACTGCGGCGGGCAACGGTTTTCCGTGCTCGATAAAATCTGA
- a CDS encoding GH25 family lysozyme, with amino-acid sequence MNKQVIDISEHNIRHGAIDWQRVRASGVEGVMLRVGWAGYYGDVVKDDYIDDSIEAASAAGLSVGLYVYAYTKNPSAAHRAAGQVVEIAEQHPGKINMPIAFCVWETDLPCLVSQGKEGLTDSVIAFLFEIERLGYCGMFYTYTAFAQTYLNLTRLCSRDVWISDYRCDEAVLRRQLGRRDYGMWQYIGERGECDGVPGGCRRSNCYIDYPLYIAKRKLGGQGCPAVQG; translated from the coding sequence ATGAACAAACAGGTTATAGACATTTCGGAACACAACATACGGCATGGGGCAATTGACTGGCAGCGGGTGCGGGCTTCTGGCGTGGAGGGGGTCATGCTGCGCGTGGGCTGGGCGGGCTATTACGGCGACGTGGTGAAGGATGATTATATCGACGACAGCATTGAGGCGGCGAGCGCGGCGGGGCTTTCGGTCGGGCTTTACGTCTATGCGTACACCAAGAATCCTTCAGCGGCGCACCGCGCAGCGGGTCAGGTGGTGGAGATCGCCGAGCAGCACCCCGGTAAAATCAATATGCCAATTGCCTTTTGTGTGTGGGAAACCGATCTCCCCTGCCTTGTCAGTCAGGGCAAGGAGGGTCTGACCGACAGCGTCATCGCCTTTTTGTTTGAAATAGAGCGGCTGGGTTATTGCGGCATGTTTTATACCTACACCGCCTTTGCGCAGACTTATCTGAACCTCACCCGGCTTTGCTCGCGCGATGTCTGGATTTCTGACTACCGCTGTGATGAAGCGGTTCTGCGGCGCCAGCTCGGCCGCCGCGATTACGGCATGTGGCAATATATCGGCGAGCGGGGCGAGTGCGACGGCGTGCCCGGTGGGTGCCGCCGCAGCAACTGCTATATCGACTACCCGCTATACATAGCCAAGCGTAAGCTGGGCGGGCAGGGGTGTCCGGCGGTTCAAGGCTGA
- the dhaS gene encoding dihydroxyacetone kinase transcriptional activator DhaS: protein MSNARFTKLMIAKGLKQLLEATPFAEVSVSNIAKQCKISRNTFYYHFKDKYDVISWIFYTEITPIIGDVVEIEHWSDGLLSLCGYMQENRKFYLNVLEFQGQNSFSECLMDFYKNLTENILRGANGDQVLSSQQIRQISRFYAHGLTGAVLDWAKGGMTQDPKPTIATLEKLLAGDIFKGILQINQEP, encoded by the coding sequence TTGTCAAATGCCAGATTTACCAAGCTTATGATTGCGAAGGGATTAAAACAGCTTCTTGAAGCAACACCCTTTGCTGAGGTTTCGGTAAGCAACATCGCTAAACAGTGTAAAATCAGCCGAAATACGTTTTACTATCATTTTAAAGATAAATATGACGTCATCAGCTGGATCTTTTATACCGAGATTACGCCGATTATCGGCGATGTTGTTGAGATTGAACATTGGAGCGATGGTCTGCTTTCTCTATGCGGTTATATGCAGGAAAATCGAAAATTTTATCTGAATGTTCTTGAGTTTCAAGGACAAAACAGCTTTTCAGAGTGTTTGATGGATTTTTACAAGAATCTCACCGAGAATATTTTGCGGGGCGCCAACGGCGATCAGGTGCTTTCCTCGCAGCAGATTCGTCAGATTTCTCGTTTTTATGCCCACGGTCTGACAGGCGCTGTCCTTGATTGGGCAAAAGGCGGCATGACCCAAGACCCCAAGCCCACAATCGCCACATTGGAAAAATTGTTGGCAGGCGACATTTTCAAGGGGATTCTCCAAATCAATCAGGAACCCTGA